The Betta splendens chromosome 4, fBetSpl5.4, whole genome shotgun sequence genome contains a region encoding:
- the nsun6 gene encoding tRNA (cytosine(72)-C(5))-methyltransferase NSUN6 isoform X2, which yields MSIFPKIALKPEVTEYLKSVFLNNEVLAAVGHQEAESRFQNLLACLSHPPSHTCVRASTHLSSLEDIQHKLGEELRKQMCSSSTVSQQILPHPQIPDVLLLPVDGPRPVKQLSSGVVVGAQCGSAVLRGAHVFAPGIVASPKYMKAGDVVSVFSDLEGKCTRGATSFQGKKVFVGNGVAEIDRSNIFCTDKPVKGVGVRMLEPLYQSPSFDGVLPSLVFLQNLPSVVVGHVLGPRPGERILDMCAAPGGKTCHIAALMRDQGEVVALDRIKNKIDQIHQNAQMFDLHSIKAFCFNSTQAVSGDPAQKSEGPPFPPESFDRVLLDAPCSGLGQRPSMANTCSRKEICSYQPLQRKLFHAAVKLLKKGGVLVYSTCTVTLAENEEQVAWALDTFPCLTLQPQEPHIGAEGMLGAGLSPEQLRLLQRFSPELSWERTDMTAPLPCRANMDTIGFFIAKFLKN from the exons ATGTCTATTTTTCCAAAAATAGCTCTGAAGCCTGAAGTCACTGAGTATCTAAAGAGTGTCTTCTTAAACAATGAG GTGTTGGCTGCAGTGGGTCATCAGGAGGCAGAAAGTCGTTTCCAAAACCTGCTCGCTTGTCTGTCACATCCTCCCTCGCACACATGTGTTCGGGCCAGCACTCATCTCTCCTCCCTGGAGGATATCCAACACAAACTGGGAGAAGAACTAAGAAAG CAGATGTGCAGTTCATCAACAGTCTCCCAGCAGATTCTTCCGCATCCACAAATTCCAGATGTGCTGCTCCTTCCTGTTGATGGCCCGAG ACCTGTGAAGCAGCTCAGTtcaggggtggtggtgggggctcAGTGTGGCAGTGCTGTTCTCAGAGGGGCTCATGTCTTTGCCCCAGGGATTGTTGCCAGCCCTAAGT acATGAAGGCCGGAGATGTGGTTTCTGTCTTCTCTGACCTGGAGGGAAAGTGCACTCGAGGAGCCACAAGCTTCCAGGGCAAGAAGGTGTTTGTGGGAAACGGAGTTGCTGAAATTGACCGTTCCAACATTTTCTGCACAGACAAACCTGTCAA AGGTGTTGGTGTTCGGATGTTGGAGCCGCTTTATCAGAGTCCTTCATTCGATGGTGTTCTACCCAGCCTTGTGTTCCTACAG AACCTGCCCTCTGTGGTTGTGGGACATGTGCTCGGGCCTCGGCCTGGAGAACGTATCCTTGATATGTGTGCTGCACCTGGAGGGAAGACCTGCCACATTGCTGCACTCATGAGGGATCAG GGCGAGGTTGTGGCCTTGGACAGGATCAAAAATAAGATTGATCAAATCCATCAAAATGCCCAGATGTTTGATTTGCACAGCATCAAAGCGttttgctttaatagcactCAGGCCGTGAGCGGTGATCCAGCTCAAAAATCTGAAG GACCTCCCTTCCCTCCTGAGAGTTTTGACCGGGTCCTGTTGGATGCTCCCTGTAGCGGCCTCGGACAGAGACCCAGCATGGCCAACACCTGCAGCCGTAAGGAGATCTGCTCGTATCAGCCTCTGCAGCGCAAGCTATTCCACGCT GCAGTGAAGCTGCTCAAGAAAGGTGGGGTTTTGGTGTACAGCACCTGCACAGTGACTCTAGCAGAGAATGAGGAGCAGGTAGCCTGGGCCCTCGATACCTTCCCCTGCCTCACGCTTCAGCCTCAG GAGCCTCACATTGGTGCAGAGGGCATGCTGGGAGCCGGGCTGTCACCTGAGCAGCTGCGTCTCCTCCAGAGATTCAGTCCCGAGCTGAGCTGGGAGcggacagacatgacggctcctCTCCCCTGCAGAGCCAACATGGACACCATTGGCTTTTTCATCGCAAAGTTTCTTAAAAACTGA
- the nsun6 gene encoding tRNA (cytosine(72)-C(5))-methyltransferase NSUN6 isoform X1: protein MSIFPKIALKPEVTEYLKSVFLNNEVLAAVGHQEAESRFQNLLACLSHPPSHTCVRASTHLSSLEDIQHKLGEELRKQQMCSSSTVSQQILPHPQIPDVLLLPVDGPRPVKQLSSGVVVGAQCGSAVLRGAHVFAPGIVASPKYMKAGDVVSVFSDLEGKCTRGATSFQGKKVFVGNGVAEIDRSNIFCTDKPVKGVGVRMLEPLYQSPSFDGVLPSLVFLQNLPSVVVGHVLGPRPGERILDMCAAPGGKTCHIAALMRDQGEVVALDRIKNKIDQIHQNAQMFDLHSIKAFCFNSTQAVSGDPAQKSEGPPFPPESFDRVLLDAPCSGLGQRPSMANTCSRKEICSYQPLQRKLFHAAVKLLKKGGVLVYSTCTVTLAENEEQVAWALDTFPCLTLQPQEPHIGAEGMLGAGLSPEQLRLLQRFSPELSWERTDMTAPLPCRANMDTIGFFIAKFLKN from the exons ATGTCTATTTTTCCAAAAATAGCTCTGAAGCCTGAAGTCACTGAGTATCTAAAGAGTGTCTTCTTAAACAATGAG GTGTTGGCTGCAGTGGGTCATCAGGAGGCAGAAAGTCGTTTCCAAAACCTGCTCGCTTGTCTGTCACATCCTCCCTCGCACACATGTGTTCGGGCCAGCACTCATCTCTCCTCCCTGGAGGATATCCAACACAAACTGGGAGAAGAACTAAGAAAG caGCAGATGTGCAGTTCATCAACAGTCTCCCAGCAGATTCTTCCGCATCCACAAATTCCAGATGTGCTGCTCCTTCCTGTTGATGGCCCGAG ACCTGTGAAGCAGCTCAGTtcaggggtggtggtgggggctcAGTGTGGCAGTGCTGTTCTCAGAGGGGCTCATGTCTTTGCCCCAGGGATTGTTGCCAGCCCTAAGT acATGAAGGCCGGAGATGTGGTTTCTGTCTTCTCTGACCTGGAGGGAAAGTGCACTCGAGGAGCCACAAGCTTCCAGGGCAAGAAGGTGTTTGTGGGAAACGGAGTTGCTGAAATTGACCGTTCCAACATTTTCTGCACAGACAAACCTGTCAA AGGTGTTGGTGTTCGGATGTTGGAGCCGCTTTATCAGAGTCCTTCATTCGATGGTGTTCTACCCAGCCTTGTGTTCCTACAG AACCTGCCCTCTGTGGTTGTGGGACATGTGCTCGGGCCTCGGCCTGGAGAACGTATCCTTGATATGTGTGCTGCACCTGGAGGGAAGACCTGCCACATTGCTGCACTCATGAGGGATCAG GGCGAGGTTGTGGCCTTGGACAGGATCAAAAATAAGATTGATCAAATCCATCAAAATGCCCAGATGTTTGATTTGCACAGCATCAAAGCGttttgctttaatagcactCAGGCCGTGAGCGGTGATCCAGCTCAAAAATCTGAAG GACCTCCCTTCCCTCCTGAGAGTTTTGACCGGGTCCTGTTGGATGCTCCCTGTAGCGGCCTCGGACAGAGACCCAGCATGGCCAACACCTGCAGCCGTAAGGAGATCTGCTCGTATCAGCCTCTGCAGCGCAAGCTATTCCACGCT GCAGTGAAGCTGCTCAAGAAAGGTGGGGTTTTGGTGTACAGCACCTGCACAGTGACTCTAGCAGAGAATGAGGAGCAGGTAGCCTGGGCCCTCGATACCTTCCCCTGCCTCACGCTTCAGCCTCAG GAGCCTCACATTGGTGCAGAGGGCATGCTGGGAGCCGGGCTGTCACCTGAGCAGCTGCGTCTCCTCCAGAGATTCAGTCCCGAGCTGAGCTGGGAGcggacagacatgacggctcctCTCCCCTGCAGAGCCAACATGGACACCATTGGCTTTTTCATCGCAAAGTTTCTTAAAAACTGA
- the nsun6 gene encoding tRNA (cytosine(72)-C(5))-methyltransferase NSUN6 isoform X3 has translation MCSSSTVSQQILPHPQIPDVLLLPVDGPRPVKQLSSGVVVGAQCGSAVLRGAHVFAPGIVASPKYMKAGDVVSVFSDLEGKCTRGATSFQGKKVFVGNGVAEIDRSNIFCTDKPVKGVGVRMLEPLYQSPSFDGVLPSLVFLQNLPSVVVGHVLGPRPGERILDMCAAPGGKTCHIAALMRDQGEVVALDRIKNKIDQIHQNAQMFDLHSIKAFCFNSTQAVSGDPAQKSEGPPFPPESFDRVLLDAPCSGLGQRPSMANTCSRKEICSYQPLQRKLFHAAVKLLKKGGVLVYSTCTVTLAENEEQVAWALDTFPCLTLQPQEPHIGAEGMLGAGLSPEQLRLLQRFSPELSWERTDMTAPLPCRANMDTIGFFIAKFLKN, from the exons ATGTGCAGTTCATCAACAGTCTCCCAGCAGATTCTTCCGCATCCACAAATTCCAGATGTGCTGCTCCTTCCTGTTGATGGCCCGAG ACCTGTGAAGCAGCTCAGTtcaggggtggtggtgggggctcAGTGTGGCAGTGCTGTTCTCAGAGGGGCTCATGTCTTTGCCCCAGGGATTGTTGCCAGCCCTAAGT acATGAAGGCCGGAGATGTGGTTTCTGTCTTCTCTGACCTGGAGGGAAAGTGCACTCGAGGAGCCACAAGCTTCCAGGGCAAGAAGGTGTTTGTGGGAAACGGAGTTGCTGAAATTGACCGTTCCAACATTTTCTGCACAGACAAACCTGTCAA AGGTGTTGGTGTTCGGATGTTGGAGCCGCTTTATCAGAGTCCTTCATTCGATGGTGTTCTACCCAGCCTTGTGTTCCTACAG AACCTGCCCTCTGTGGTTGTGGGACATGTGCTCGGGCCTCGGCCTGGAGAACGTATCCTTGATATGTGTGCTGCACCTGGAGGGAAGACCTGCCACATTGCTGCACTCATGAGGGATCAG GGCGAGGTTGTGGCCTTGGACAGGATCAAAAATAAGATTGATCAAATCCATCAAAATGCCCAGATGTTTGATTTGCACAGCATCAAAGCGttttgctttaatagcactCAGGCCGTGAGCGGTGATCCAGCTCAAAAATCTGAAG GACCTCCCTTCCCTCCTGAGAGTTTTGACCGGGTCCTGTTGGATGCTCCCTGTAGCGGCCTCGGACAGAGACCCAGCATGGCCAACACCTGCAGCCGTAAGGAGATCTGCTCGTATCAGCCTCTGCAGCGCAAGCTATTCCACGCT GCAGTGAAGCTGCTCAAGAAAGGTGGGGTTTTGGTGTACAGCACCTGCACAGTGACTCTAGCAGAGAATGAGGAGCAGGTAGCCTGGGCCCTCGATACCTTCCCCTGCCTCACGCTTCAGCCTCAG GAGCCTCACATTGGTGCAGAGGGCATGCTGGGAGCCGGGCTGTCACCTGAGCAGCTGCGTCTCCTCCAGAGATTCAGTCCCGAGCTGAGCTGGGAGcggacagacatgacggctcctCTCCCCTGCAGAGCCAACATGGACACCATTGGCTTTTTCATCGCAAAGTTTCTTAAAAACTGA